In Juglans microcarpa x Juglans regia isolate MS1-56 chromosome 4S, Jm3101_v1.0, whole genome shotgun sequence, a single window of DNA contains:
- the LOC121262093 gene encoding TLC domain-containing protein At5g14285-like: MQSERKRGVTISPKNPRVLNYNIAYFLMDLLHFIVFNPRDLLFIANHLVTLFIFLTSWYLVSHGAYAILVLLILAEITSACQNTWTLAIARKNDAVFAVKLYDLLSAPFYTVHSIVRGLVVPYFVYKMFAFYASGAAKSVIPKRVQVSWIVVILIDISVSILWVSNLWAEFYRERMGKLDKKIR; the protein is encoded by the exons ATGCAGTCGGAGCGTAAGCGCGGGGT CACCATAAGCCCAAAGAACCCCAGAGTCCTCAACTACAACATCGCGTACTTCTTAATGGACCTTCTCCATTTCATCGTCTTCAACCCCAGAGACCTCCTCTTTATAGCCAACCACTTGGTGAcgctcttcatcttcctcacGAGTTGGTACCTGGTCTCTCATGGTGCCTACGCCATACTGGTGCTCCTCATCCTTGCCGAGATCACCAGCGCGTGCCAGAACACTTGGACGCTCGCGATTGCTCGGAAGAACGACGCCGTATTTGCTGTGAAACTATACGATCTCCTGTCTGCCCCCTTTTACACAGTGCATTCGATTGTCAGGGGTCTCGTGGTACCGTATTTTGTGTACAAAATGTTTGCGTTCTATGCGAGTGGGGCAGCTAAGAGTGTGATCCCAAAGCGAGTGCAGGTTTCTTGGATTGTTGTAATTCTTATTGATATTTCTGTTAGTATATTGTGGGTTTCGAATCTTTGGGCCGAGTTTTACAGGGAAAGAATGGGAAAACTAGACAAGAAAATTAGATAG